A part of Streptantibioticus cattleyicolor NRRL 8057 = DSM 46488 genomic DNA contains:
- a CDS encoding helix-turn-helix domain-containing protein, protein MRVVRAGGVWRVTRPLHPGLRPFVCGYAGYRVAVALPYQARVVPTGRAVVVINLAEPFSRVRRLGLPGAGSGRIGSLVVGLEDRPAICEHPGGQEAIRLELTPLGAYRLFAVPMGELTNHVIELPDVLGPGAGELVERLAATGDWTARCDLLDAALLDRFGEGPAPAPEVEHAWRLLAATAGTIPIARVAEEVGWSQKHLARRFEQQVGLTPKRSARVLRFQRAMGMLTGGRASADTAMVSGFYDQAHLVREFRALAGVTPGQVVGARRTEGALVL, encoded by the coding sequence ATGCGGGTGGTGCGGGCGGGCGGGGTGTGGCGGGTGACCCGGCCGTTGCATCCGGGGCTCCGTCCGTTCGTGTGCGGTTATGCCGGCTATCGGGTGGCGGTGGCCTTGCCGTATCAGGCACGGGTGGTCCCGACCGGGCGAGCGGTTGTCGTGATCAATCTGGCCGAGCCGTTCTCCCGGGTGCGGCGGTTGGGGCTGCCGGGCGCGGGCAGCGGACGGATCGGTTCCTTGGTGGTGGGGCTGGAGGACAGGCCGGCGATCTGCGAGCACCCCGGTGGGCAGGAGGCGATCCGGTTGGAACTCACCCCGCTCGGTGCCTACCGGCTGTTCGCCGTGCCGATGGGGGAGTTGACCAACCATGTGATCGAGTTGCCGGACGTGCTGGGCCCCGGCGCCGGTGAGCTGGTGGAACGCCTGGCGGCCACGGGGGACTGGACGGCGCGGTGCGATCTGCTGGACGCGGCGTTGCTGGACCGGTTCGGCGAGGGTCCGGCTCCGGCGCCGGAGGTCGAGCATGCCTGGCGGTTGCTGGCCGCGACGGCCGGGACCATCCCGATCGCCCGGGTCGCCGAGGAGGTGGGCTGGAGCCAGAAGCATCTGGCGCGCCGGTTCGAGCAGCAGGTGGGGCTGACGCCCAAGAGGTCCGCCCGCGTGCTGCGTTTCCAGCGGGCCATGGGGATGCTCACCGGCGGCAGGGCGTCGGCCGACACCGCCATGGTCAGCGGGTTCTACGACCAGGCCCATCTGGTGCGGGAGTTCCGGGCGCTGGCCGGCGTCACGCCGGGGCAGGTGGTCGGCGCGCGTCGGACGGAGGGGGCTCTGGTGCTGTGA
- a CDS encoding DUF6585 family protein yields the protein MILHENSEWGQLTHEAGELARRLGLGELQHSLPTKVGVRKKSVRRVYVFRGGVVWQDPDAAEQALRWNDVVDWRESTTHNYRYSTYTHTNFSYTFTGSGQLSLKLASSFRDGRMHQPPIDRFGPPQACVCSEIGREICDYLARTRLPGTLEAVGRGERQTFGSVSLASDGIQVGGTEVPWELVEDLRVDKGWFKVAGAGLRRPPTRAVSDIPRFTLLKAAADALLEKNRDLPRIG from the coding sequence ATGATCCTGCACGAGAACAGCGAGTGGGGGCAGCTGACCCACGAAGCCGGGGAGTTGGCCCGGCGGTTGGGACTCGGCGAGTTGCAGCACTCCCTGCCGACCAAGGTGGGGGTGCGCAAGAAGAGCGTGCGCCGCGTGTACGTGTTCCGGGGCGGGGTGGTCTGGCAGGATCCCGACGCGGCGGAGCAGGCGCTGCGCTGGAACGACGTGGTCGACTGGCGCGAGTCGACCACGCACAACTACCGGTACTCCACCTACACCCACACCAACTTCTCCTACACCTTCACGGGAAGCGGCCAACTCTCCCTGAAACTCGCGAGCTCCTTCCGGGACGGCAGGATGCACCAGCCGCCGATCGACCGGTTCGGGCCGCCGCAGGCATGCGTCTGCTCGGAGATCGGCCGGGAGATCTGCGACTACCTGGCCAGGACCAGACTGCCCGGAACCCTGGAAGCCGTCGGGCGCGGAGAACGGCAGACCTTCGGCAGCGTCTCCCTCGCCTCGGACGGGATCCAGGTCGGCGGGACCGAGGTGCCCTGGGAACTGGTGGAGGACCTGCGGGTCGACAAGGGCTGGTTCAAGGTGGCCGGTGCCGGACTCCGCCGCCCGCCGACCCGGGCGGTCAGCGACATACCGCGCTTCACACTGCTGAAGGCCGCTGCCGACGCACTACTGGAGAAGAACCGCGACCTGCCCCGGATCGGTTGA
- a CDS encoding carboxymuconolactone decarboxylase family protein: protein MNDDPTNDASGGRLPLLAPDDLDEAQRGLYERLRATRGRAAQRAGYQAVLPDGRLVGPFNAMLRAPGITWPLLEWGQAIAGSGIPADVREVVVLTVAAHWRAEYALYAHTAAAERAGLSGEAVAALRDGVAPPAMRADTDLAHRLTIALVADHHVPPGLYDEAVAAFGTHTLVALVNLIGQYLNTCALLTCFEVPAPAPHG from the coding sequence ATGAACGACGACCCCACCAACGACGCTTCGGGCGGCCGGTTGCCGCTGCTCGCTCCGGACGACCTCGACGAGGCGCAGCGCGGTCTGTACGAGAGGCTACGGGCCACCCGGGGGCGTGCGGCGCAGCGGGCCGGCTACCAGGCCGTGCTGCCCGACGGGCGGCTCGTCGGCCCGTTCAACGCCATGCTCCGCGCCCCGGGCATCACCTGGCCCCTGCTGGAGTGGGGGCAGGCGATCGCCGGCTCCGGCATCCCGGCGGACGTCCGCGAGGTGGTCGTCCTCACCGTCGCCGCCCACTGGCGGGCCGAGTACGCGCTGTACGCCCACACCGCCGCCGCCGAGCGGGCCGGACTGTCCGGCGAGGCCGTCGCCGCCCTCCGCGACGGCGTGGCTCCCCCCGCGATGCGCGCCGACACCGACCTCGCCCACCGCCTGACCATCGCCCTGGTCGCCGACCACCACGTGCCGCCCGGCCTCTACGACGAGGCGGTGGCGGCCTTCGGCACCCACACCCTCGTCGCGCTCGTCAACCTGATCGGCCAGTACCTCAACACCTGCGCGCTGCTGACCTGCTTCGAGGTCCCGGCGCCCGCCCCGCACGGCTGA
- a CDS encoding response regulator transcription factor, which produces MGLGSAAADGIRDVLNAAGESVVVAEAPGTGEAASAVRRRRPDVVVVDADAQPDRWTDRLPALLARSAAPGARAVVLTAAAGDVDVAREAAAGVRGWVLKDDAAASLVTAVEAVAAGHAWLPPPLARRLLGDHLALVSPPAPGPAEAGQLSARERSVLRLLAQGRSNAEIARELVLGEPTVKTHVSRLLAKLGLRNRVQLAVFALRSGMSE; this is translated from the coding sequence GTGGGACTGGGTTCCGCTGCCGCCGACGGGATACGCGACGTGTTGAACGCCGCCGGGGAATCGGTCGTCGTGGCCGAGGCGCCGGGAACGGGTGAGGCCGCTTCCGCGGTCCGCCGCCGGCGTCCGGACGTCGTGGTGGTCGACGCGGACGCGCAACCGGACCGCTGGACCGACCGGTTGCCGGCGCTCCTGGCCCGCTCCGCGGCCCCGGGGGCGCGCGCGGTGGTGCTGACCGCCGCCGCGGGGGACGTCGACGTGGCGCGGGAGGCGGCGGCCGGGGTGAGGGGATGGGTGCTCAAGGACGACGCCGCCGCCTCGCTCGTCACCGCTGTCGAGGCGGTCGCGGCGGGGCACGCCTGGCTGCCGCCGCCGCTCGCCCGCCGGCTGCTCGGGGACCACCTGGCGTTGGTCTCCCCGCCGGCCCCGGGACCGGCCGAGGCCGGACAACTCAGCGCGCGGGAACGGAGCGTGCTGCGTCTGCTGGCCCAGGGGCGGTCCAACGCCGAGATCGCGCGGGAACTCGTGCTCGGTGAACCGACGGTGAAGACCCATGTGTCACGGCTGCTGGCCAAGCTCGGCCTGCGTAATCGCGTGCAACTCGCGGTTTTCGCCCTCCGCAGCGGCATGAGCGAGTGA
- a CDS encoding MDR family MFS transporter → MRKRFATTITVPHRPGPAAAGEKLPHRIRVLAGLLTLGAVMTQLDSTAVNVAFDSIRGDLHASLGGAQWAITGYLLAMAATVPLVGWAADRFGTKRLWICSVTLFVVGSALAGLSWSIGSLILFRVLQGMGGGLIVPVAQTIMAAAAGPHRLGRSMSLLGLTTLLGPILGPVLGGVLVQYADWHWIFYVNVPVGAVALAAAARLLPDRRAGERRPFDAVGMALISAGVTAVVLGLSEAAGPSGVRGAVTAGLGAGLLAAFVLHSLRRGPTALIDVRLFRHRCFSVASVFLFVVSTVLFGALLLVPLYYQVVRGQGALTSGLLLTPQAIGTAVVMPVAGRLTDRFGPRAAVLPGLVLAALGTLVYAHVTSRSPMTLLAGALVVRGFGIGLVMTPTTAASYVSLPGGALARAAGVTTILRQLGASVGTTVFALLLAGDLAHTRQAAAFRDTFRVVVALTGLLVVPAALMPGRPGTPGSTAPG, encoded by the coding sequence GTGAGAAAGCGGTTCGCGACCACGATCACCGTCCCACACCGGCCCGGCCCGGCGGCGGCCGGCGAGAAATTGCCGCACCGGATACGCGTGCTCGCGGGGTTGCTCACCCTCGGGGCGGTCATGACCCAGCTCGACTCCACCGCGGTGAACGTCGCCTTCGACTCGATACGCGGTGACCTGCACGCCTCACTGGGCGGCGCGCAATGGGCGATCACCGGTTACCTGCTGGCCATGGCCGCGACCGTGCCACTGGTCGGCTGGGCCGCCGATCGGTTCGGAACGAAACGGCTGTGGATCTGTTCCGTCACGTTGTTCGTCGTGGGCTCGGCGCTGGCCGGGCTGTCCTGGTCCATCGGCTCCCTGATCCTCTTCCGGGTTCTCCAGGGGATGGGCGGCGGGTTGATCGTGCCGGTGGCCCAGACCATCATGGCCGCGGCGGCCGGCCCCCACCGGTTGGGCAGATCGATGAGCCTGCTGGGGCTGACCACCCTGCTGGGACCGATCCTGGGTCCGGTCCTCGGCGGCGTCCTCGTGCAGTACGCCGACTGGCACTGGATCTTCTACGTCAACGTCCCGGTCGGCGCCGTCGCGTTGGCGGCGGCGGCCAGACTGCTCCCCGACCGCCGTGCGGGTGAGCGCCGGCCCTTCGACGCCGTCGGCATGGCGCTGATCTCCGCCGGAGTGACGGCGGTTGTCCTCGGCCTCTCCGAAGCGGCCGGCCCCTCGGGCGTCCGCGGGGCCGTGACCGCCGGTCTGGGGGCGGGACTTCTGGCGGCGTTCGTCCTCCACAGCCTGCGCCGGGGACCAACCGCGCTCATCGACGTGCGTTTGTTCCGTCACCGGTGCTTCTCGGTGGCGTCGGTGTTCCTGTTCGTCGTCAGCACGGTGCTGTTCGGCGCGCTGCTGCTGGTGCCGCTGTACTACCAGGTGGTGCGCGGCCAGGGCGCGTTGACGTCGGGGCTGCTGCTCACGCCGCAGGCGATCGGCACGGCCGTCGTGATGCCGGTGGCGGGAAGGCTGACGGACCGCTTCGGTCCCCGGGCGGCCGTGCTGCCCGGCCTGGTGCTCGCGGCGCTGGGAACGCTCGTCTACGCGCACGTGACGTCACGCAGCCCCATGACGCTCCTGGCGGGTGCGCTGGTGGTACGGGGCTTCGGGATCGGCCTCGTCATGACACCGACGACGGCCGCCTCGTACGTGTCCCTGCCGGGCGGCGCCCTGGCCCGCGCGGCCGGGGTCACCACGATCCTGCGGCAACTCGGCGCGTCCGTGGGGACCACGGTGTTCGCGCTGCTCCTGGCCGGCGACCTCGCCCACACCCGGCAGGCCGCGGCGTTCCGGGACACCTTCCGGGTCGTCGTCGCCCTCACCGGGCTCCTGGTGGTACCGGCGGCGCTGATGCCGGGGAGGCCGGGGACGCCCGGGAGCACCGCGCCGGGATGA
- a CDS encoding HpcH/HpaI aldolase/citrate lyase family protein has translation MSSIWGFTARARSFLFVPGHRPDRFPKAEASGADVVVLDLEDAVGPEAKAAARENVSRWLTPGKAAVVRVNGADTPWHRRDVASLAGRQCAVMVPKVTRPDEVTQVIRELAPGSCVMPLLETAAGILGAREVCRVPGVVRAVFGNADLARELGIDMGDRAALAFARSAIVLASAACGLVPPVDGVTASLSDEGALLADAEHAAALGFTAKLCVHPCQVPTVTAVFSPSTEELRWARQVVAAAAGDGSVAAADGQIIGKPIVDRARRLLARAERR, from the coding sequence ATGAGCAGCATCTGGGGTTTCACCGCTCGTGCTCGTTCCTTCCTCTTCGTCCCCGGCCATCGGCCCGACCGTTTCCCCAAGGCCGAGGCCAGCGGGGCCGACGTGGTCGTGCTGGACCTGGAGGACGCCGTCGGGCCGGAGGCGAAGGCAGCGGCGCGGGAGAACGTCAGCCGCTGGCTGACGCCGGGCAAGGCGGCCGTGGTCCGCGTCAACGGGGCGGACACCCCGTGGCACCGACGGGACGTGGCGTCGCTGGCGGGCCGTCAGTGCGCCGTGATGGTCCCCAAGGTCACCCGGCCGGACGAAGTGACTCAGGTGATACGGGAGTTGGCGCCCGGCTCGTGCGTCATGCCGTTGCTGGAGACCGCGGCGGGGATCCTCGGGGCACGGGAGGTGTGCCGCGTTCCCGGTGTCGTGCGCGCCGTCTTCGGCAACGCGGACCTGGCGCGTGAACTCGGCATCGACATGGGCGACCGGGCGGCCCTGGCGTTCGCGCGGTCGGCGATCGTGCTGGCGTCGGCGGCCTGCGGGCTCGTTCCCCCGGTGGACGGCGTCACGGCGTCCCTGTCCGACGAGGGCGCGCTGCTGGCCGACGCGGAACACGCCGCGGCGCTGGGGTTCACCGCCAAGCTGTGCGTCCACCCCTGCCAGGTGCCGACCGTCACCGCGGTGTTCTCCCCGTCGACCGAGGAACTGCGCTGGGCCCGCCAGGTGGTGGCCGCGGCGGCCGGGGACGGCTCGGTGGCCGCTGCCGACGGGCAGATCATCGGCAAGCCCATCGTGGACCGCGCCCGCCGGTTGCTCGCCCGGGCGGAGCGCCGCTGA
- a CDS encoding phthiocerol/phthiodiolone dimycocerosyl transferase family protein: MLQRYLDAIEERHVNAAPAHAAEYRGTVDEAALRHAFELVCVRHPVLRARVRAGERGHLLYVPPGHWPEVTVLDGDGTTLLRAVHAPWDPARAVSRLILVKGENHGFVALRVDHSVMDGHSFRAMFEQLWNLYGDLLGAADVSVPVGRSLPCPPSELLGERWHGASCAPPPESPDAAPGTSTDGPVRPVQGYIRLSGAQTERLLSVVRRRKTSVHAAVCGAVLATHRAHGAPPEGGGEPMYCLSPVNLRDRVTPPVGVTQTTMFVAVHAARVTVPFDADPLAVAHSVKEQLDTAVARRELLLSLDAGRLLKATGPASLDARLRIAQVSNNGVLHSALRDPRRVEVVRFLMPADVTSSVFPIYSVYTYRGHLSIRYLYPSTLFSRAQADRLSASVTTRLTAM, translated from the coding sequence GTGCTGCAACGGTATCTGGACGCCATCGAGGAGCGGCATGTGAACGCCGCCCCGGCGCACGCCGCCGAATACCGCGGAACCGTGGACGAGGCGGCGCTTCGTCACGCCTTCGAGCTGGTCTGCGTGCGCCACCCCGTCCTGCGGGCACGCGTCCGGGCGGGTGAGCGCGGACACCTGCTGTACGTGCCGCCGGGACACTGGCCGGAGGTGACCGTCCTGGACGGTGACGGCACCACACTGCTGCGTGCGGTCCACGCCCCCTGGGACCCCGCCCGCGCCGTGAGCAGGCTGATCCTGGTCAAGGGGGAGAACCACGGTTTCGTCGCGCTCAGGGTCGACCACTCGGTCATGGACGGCCACAGCTTCAGGGCGATGTTCGAGCAGTTGTGGAACCTCTACGGTGACCTCCTCGGCGCCGCCGACGTGTCGGTGCCCGTGGGCCGGTCGCTGCCGTGCCCGCCCTCGGAACTGCTCGGTGAGCGGTGGCACGGCGCGTCCTGCGCCCCGCCGCCCGAAAGCCCGGACGCCGCGCCGGGGACGTCCACCGACGGCCCGGTCAGGCCGGTCCAGGGCTACATCCGCCTGAGCGGGGCGCAGACCGAGCGGCTGCTGTCGGTGGTGCGGCGGCGGAAGACATCGGTGCACGCGGCCGTGTGCGGAGCGGTGCTCGCCACCCACCGGGCACACGGAGCACCACCGGAGGGCGGCGGCGAACCGATGTACTGCCTGTCACCGGTGAACCTGCGCGACCGGGTCACCCCGCCGGTCGGGGTGACGCAGACGACGATGTTCGTCGCGGTGCACGCCGCCCGGGTCACCGTACCGTTCGACGCCGATCCGCTCGCGGTCGCGCACAGCGTGAAGGAGCAACTGGATACCGCCGTCGCCCGCCGGGAGCTGCTGCTGTCGCTGGACGCGGGAAGGCTGCTGAAGGCGACCGGCCCGGCATCACTCGACGCGCGCCTGCGGATCGCGCAGGTCAGCAACAACGGCGTGCTCCATTCCGCCCTGCGTGACCCGCGTCGGGTGGAGGTGGTGCGGTTCCTGATGCCGGCCGACGTGACCTCCTCCGTCTTCCCGATCTACAGCGTCTACACCTACCGAGGACACCTGAGCATCCGTTACCTGTATCCGTCGACCCTGTTCTCCCGCGCGCAGGCCGATCGGCTCAGCGCCTCGGTCACGACCCGGCTGACCGCCATGTGA
- a CDS encoding IclR family transcriptional regulator produces MSQAAEKVLAVLEHVAGGREPMTAMAIAAGLGLDKSTCSRSLAVLVERGWLVRDERTRLFGPGPVLVGLAATAAVSGQLQAILLPTLARLRDATDETVSFHRRVGDRRVCVAGLESRQVIRRVLPIGDSFPLPVGPSGKVILAFVDSAQRETLLAALDPAERSEIRSWINAAIRTGVVSTDGDHIAGVGAASVPVFGREGVFGSLTVAGPLPRWNAVRRTEATGLLLAAARSLSETLGGARLADYERWIGTCAETPATTERVTTP; encoded by the coding sequence GTGAGTCAGGCAGCGGAGAAGGTCCTGGCCGTGCTGGAGCATGTGGCCGGCGGGCGGGAACCGATGACGGCGATGGCGATCGCGGCCGGTCTCGGGCTGGACAAGTCGACGTGTTCCCGCTCGCTCGCGGTGCTGGTGGAGCGCGGGTGGCTGGTGCGGGACGAGCGGACGCGGCTGTTCGGTCCGGGGCCGGTGCTGGTGGGTCTGGCGGCGACCGCGGCGGTCAGCGGCCAGCTCCAGGCGATCCTGCTGCCCACCCTGGCTCGGCTGCGTGACGCGACGGACGAGACGGTGAGCTTCCACCGCCGGGTCGGGGACCGCCGGGTCTGCGTGGCGGGGCTGGAAAGCAGGCAGGTGATCAGGCGGGTGCTGCCGATCGGCGACTCCTTCCCGCTGCCGGTGGGTCCGTCCGGCAAGGTGATCCTGGCCTTCGTCGACTCCGCGCAACGCGAAACGCTCCTGGCCGCCCTCGACCCCGCCGAGCGGTCCGAGATCCGGTCCTGGATCAACGCCGCGATACGCACCGGGGTCGTCTCCACCGACGGCGACCACATCGCGGGGGTCGGCGCGGCGTCCGTACCGGTCTTCGGCCGCGAAGGTGTCTTCGGCTCCCTGACGGTGGCGGGCCCGCTGCCGCGCTGGAACGCCGTCCGCCGCACGGAGGCGACCGGGCTGCTGCTGGCCGCCGCGCGCTCGCTGTCCGAGACGCTCGGAGGCGCGCGCCTGGCCGACTACGAACGGTGGATCGGGACGTGCGCCGAGACCCCCGCCACCACGGAGAGGGTGACGACGCCATGA
- a CDS encoding HpcH/HpaI aldolase/citrate lyase family protein, whose amino-acid sequence MRRSWLFFPADNERFAAKALAGPADALIFDLEDSVVPARKEDARAQVVQHTQDPGNAGRGLFVRVNGLDTPYALSDLVTVVGPGLDGVVLPKIDSAADVRIADWLLTNAERAGGLPGGSVSIVALIETAAGLVHLGDILHASPRVTTVAYGCGDFAADSGMAGQWAGRSETIRTLLTAHSREAGCEPPVDSVTMAVDDLDELRIQAEQARHLGFQGKLCVHPDQVDAVNEVFTPQAATVDWAHRVLDAAGAAEACGRGAVKLDGTLVDRATVAAARRILETSRALADHRAHR is encoded by the coding sequence ATGAGGCGCAGCTGGCTGTTCTTCCCCGCGGACAACGAGAGGTTCGCGGCCAAGGCGCTCGCGGGCCCCGCCGACGCCCTCATCTTCGACCTGGAGGACTCCGTCGTCCCGGCCCGCAAGGAGGACGCGCGCGCCCAGGTCGTCCAGCACACCCAGGACCCGGGCAACGCCGGCCGCGGACTGTTCGTCCGCGTCAACGGGCTCGACACCCCGTACGCGCTGAGCGACCTGGTGACGGTGGTGGGGCCCGGCCTCGACGGCGTGGTGCTGCCCAAGATCGACTCCGCCGCCGACGTGCGGATCGCCGACTGGTTGCTCACCAACGCCGAACGGGCCGGCGGTCTGCCCGGCGGCAGCGTCTCGATCGTCGCGCTCATCGAGACGGCGGCGGGGCTGGTGCACCTCGGCGACATCCTGCACGCCAGCCCCCGCGTCACCACGGTCGCCTACGGCTGCGGTGACTTCGCCGCGGACTCGGGCATGGCAGGGCAGTGGGCCGGACGCAGCGAGACCATCCGTACCCTGCTGACCGCCCACTCCAGGGAAGCCGGGTGCGAGCCGCCCGTCGACTCGGTGACCATGGCCGTCGACGACCTCGACGAGCTGCGCATCCAGGCCGAACAGGCTCGACACCTCGGCTTCCAGGGCAAGTTGTGCGTCCACCCCGACCAGGTAGACGCCGTCAACGAGGTCTTCACCCCGCAGGCGGCGACCGTCGACTGGGCCCACCGGGTGCTCGACGCGGCCGGCGCGGCGGAGGCGTGCGGACGCGGGGCCGTCAAGTTGGACGGCACACTCGTCGACCGGGCCACCGTGGCCGCCGCCCGGCGCATCCTGGAGACCTCCCGGGCCCTGGCGGACCACCGCGCCCACCGCTGA
- a CDS encoding CaiB/BaiF CoA transferase family protein has product MSLGLLEGCTVIDMSTLFAGPFAATLLGDHGADVIKVEHPRGDDLRNWGPRKDGHPLWWKVVNRNKRNVCLDLHQPAAQEVVRRLASRADVLISNFRPGRLDAWGLGWSALHEVNPRLIMAEVSGFGQSGPYSGFPGFGTLAESMSGFAAVTGEADRPPMLPPFGLADGIAGLTTAFGIASALWDRERGGAGTRIDSALYEPLMWIVGSHIIEYDQLGAVQRRMGNAVPQAVPRNAYRTGDGKWVALSGAAQTVTARLFALIGRAEAIDDPRFATNEARIRHRELIDTMIGDWIAARTLDEAVAAFRAADVAIAPVYDAPAIVGDEHFRYRDSVIEVDDEDLGTIRMQGVVPRIHQKPGAVRWTGSSVIGSDTEEILRGLGYPPEQIRQLDEAGAIKRG; this is encoded by the coding sequence GTGTCCCTGGGGTTACTGGAGGGGTGCACCGTCATCGACATGTCCACCCTGTTCGCCGGGCCGTTCGCGGCCACCCTCCTCGGCGACCACGGAGCCGACGTCATCAAGGTCGAGCATCCGCGGGGGGACGACCTGCGCAACTGGGGGCCGCGCAAGGACGGGCACCCGCTGTGGTGGAAGGTCGTCAACCGCAACAAACGCAACGTCTGCCTCGACCTGCACCAGCCCGCCGCCCAGGAGGTGGTGCGCCGGCTCGCCTCCCGGGCCGACGTGCTCATCTCCAACTTCCGCCCCGGCCGCCTCGACGCGTGGGGCCTGGGCTGGTCGGCCCTGCACGAGGTCAACCCCCGCCTGATCATGGCCGAGGTGTCGGGTTTCGGGCAGAGCGGACCGTACTCCGGCTTCCCGGGGTTCGGGACCCTCGCCGAATCGATGAGCGGGTTCGCCGCCGTCACCGGGGAGGCCGACCGCCCGCCCATGCTGCCCCCGTTCGGCCTCGCGGACGGGATCGCCGGCCTGACCACCGCGTTCGGGATCGCCTCGGCGCTGTGGGACCGGGAACGCGGCGGCGCCGGAACACGCATCGACAGCGCCCTGTACGAGCCGCTGATGTGGATCGTCGGCAGTCACATCATCGAGTACGACCAACTCGGCGCCGTCCAGCGGCGGATGGGCAACGCGGTGCCGCAGGCGGTGCCGCGCAACGCCTACCGCACCGGGGACGGCAAGTGGGTGGCGCTGTCGGGCGCCGCGCAGACCGTCACGGCCCGGCTGTTCGCCCTGATCGGCCGGGCGGAGGCCATCGACGACCCCCGGTTCGCCACCAACGAGGCCCGGATCCGGCACCGCGAACTCATCGACACGATGATCGGCGACTGGATCGCGGCCCGCACCCTGGACGAGGCCGTGGCGGCGTTCCGCGCGGCGGACGTGGCCATCGCCCCGGTCTACGACGCCCCGGCCATCGTGGGCGACGAGCACTTCCGGTACCGCGACAGCGTCATCGAGGTCGACGACGAGGACCTCGGAACGATCCGGATGCAAGGGGTCGTGCCGAGGATCCATCAGAAGCCCGGCGCCGTCCGGTGGACCGGCTCCAGCGTGATCGGGTCCGACACCGAGGAGATCCTGCGCGGCCTCGGCTACCCGCCCGAGCAGATCCGGCAACTCGACGAAGCCGGCGCCATCAAGCGCGGCTGA